A single region of the Leptolyngbya subtilissima AS-A7 genome encodes:
- a CDS encoding Tic22 family protein, whose amino-acid sequence MKHLFSPLLRPLPLMTLVSGSLLGGSLAMPLPASALGEEAIVDKLEQVPVFVILNSDGQPLTAAAEVDDQEVKVPVVFIDGEAAEEFLTRAQEEDPSAEVALVDLGTLYQETVLGDEEKVPLLYLPIGDELDTAIALQSNFQGVPLFIARQGADGPYLTITQDGQASLPMFFSRNDLQTLLDRYSESDAAAADDIVVQVLSLEWLLATMTSNSDPELDAQLQQVRLFPSTEVLNYIRAQEEAAPAAAPAAE is encoded by the coding sequence ATGAAACACCTCTTTTCCCCCCTTCTACGGCCTCTTCCCCTGATGACCCTGGTGAGCGGCAGCTTGCTGGGAGGTAGTCTGGCGATGCCTTTACCCGCCTCCGCTTTGGGTGAAGAGGCTATTGTCGACAAACTTGAGCAGGTGCCGGTCTTTGTAATTTTGAACTCTGACGGTCAGCCCCTCACCGCTGCGGCCGAGGTCGACGACCAAGAGGTTAAGGTGCCCGTAGTCTTTATTGATGGCGAGGCTGCTGAAGAATTTTTGACCCGCGCCCAAGAAGAAGATCCCAGCGCTGAGGTAGCTCTGGTGGATCTCGGTACTTTGTACCAGGAGACAGTCCTTGGCGACGAAGAGAAGGTGCCGCTGCTGTATCTTCCCATTGGCGACGAGTTAGATACAGCGATCGCGCTTCAGTCCAATTTTCAAGGGGTGCCATTGTTCATAGCCCGTCAGGGTGCAGACGGTCCTTACCTGACCATCACTCAGGATGGTCAGGCATCGCTGCCGATGTTCTTCTCGCGCAACGATCTGCAAACGCTGCTCGATCGCTACAGTGAATCTGACGCCGCAGCCGCCGACGATATCGTAGTACAAGTGCTTTCGCTCGAGTGGTTGCTCGCTACCATGACCAGCAACAGTGACCCTGAACTCGATGCTCAACTTCAACAGGTGCGGCTCTTTCCCTCTACGGAAGTGCTCAACTACATTCGGGCTCAAGAAGAGGCAGCGCCTGCCGCTGCGCCTGCTGCTGAGTAA
- a CDS encoding phosphoketolase translates to MTVATTQSIPAFCEGIQHFGELPPEFAAYGQSAAIAPEQTAVSSPSDPVAVYQTLLAADALRYLTLQVTASKESGHPGGFASIAEAIASLVMLGHKNIITEVGHHAPGFYSNVFLDRSLEDMGIETVQQLCDRFRETHGLLGHLSGQIPGLLNPAGPLGQGQHFAMVGAKLHPGVLFPVTIGDGGLGEPYIMSSFGHFNTAYPTVTNFLPILVWNGYSQEHHSMVSTKSNRAMVDYWRGNGFQEVVLVDAKDFDDANQPGDYVDSTAFSFPQRFAFTQAVLEATDKAAKLALGGTLTVLIVKQLKGAGVHKRGAQSHNLYPGDSLQRDYIVSALTTRALHPDAWALVRTNYERSTGGPGAKTAVTESVLPLADLGTLPLNEFSVGGDKQVATTAMGALVGYVGQQDAQFVVTNADGNAASGINNINQALKIIHPTTDATYFQQPQGQVYEPLSEDACAGLAAAQALFGARTLWCSYESFAINGLPIWQTVTQAMAELRRPTPSTIALFTAGALEQGRNGWTHQRPEVENYFAGMLRNGNVYALFPTDANSIQVCYDWALATRNKGITITASKSPLPVRTTFEQTRRALAEGAVTLASIAGDKTVVFAVIGDMTLIPVFEAAEQLAVKGIGSRIVSVVNPRQLYRPTDVAWDMCSEPDSNFLDDAGFERLFGGDVLIGVTGGSSAMLEPIMLRSIAPRDTFCWRRGETTASAGQIMALNGLTADDFVARATALLG, encoded by the coding sequence ATGACAGTGGCCACCACACAATCGATTCCGGCTTTTTGCGAAGGCATTCAGCACTTTGGGGAGCTGCCTCCCGAGTTTGCGGCCTACGGCCAGTCTGCGGCGATCGCCCCGGAACAAACCGCCGTGTCTTCTCCCAGCGATCCGGTGGCCGTCTACCAGACTCTGCTGGCTGCCGATGCGCTGCGCTACCTCACCCTGCAAGTCACCGCCAGCAAAGAGTCGGGCCACCCCGGCGGATTTGCCAGCATTGCTGAGGCGATCGCATCTCTGGTCATGCTGGGCCACAAAAACATCATTACCGAGGTCGGCCACCACGCTCCTGGCTTCTACAGCAATGTGTTTTTAGATCGATCCTTAGAAGACATGGGAATTGAGACCGTGCAGCAGCTGTGCGATCGCTTCCGCGAAACCCACGGTCTGCTCGGCCACCTGTCCGGCCAAATTCCCGGCCTGCTCAACCCCGCTGGCCCGCTAGGCCAAGGCCAGCACTTTGCCATGGTCGGGGCCAAGCTGCACCCCGGCGTACTTTTCCCCGTCACCATCGGCGACGGCGGGCTGGGCGAACCCTACATCATGAGCAGTTTTGGCCACTTCAACACCGCCTACCCCACTGTCACCAACTTCCTGCCCATCTTGGTGTGGAATGGCTATAGCCAAGAGCACCACAGCATGGTCTCTACCAAGTCCAATCGGGCCATGGTCGACTACTGGCGCGGCAACGGCTTCCAGGAAGTAGTGCTGGTCGATGCCAAAGATTTCGACGACGCTAACCAGCCTGGCGATTACGTAGACAGCACCGCCTTCTCCTTCCCTCAGCGGTTTGCCTTTACCCAAGCCGTGCTCGAAGCTACCGACAAAGCGGCCAAGCTCGCCCTGGGCGGCACCCTGACCGTGCTAATCGTCAAGCAGCTCAAGGGAGCAGGTGTTCACAAGCGCGGTGCTCAGTCCCACAACCTCTACCCCGGCGACTCCCTCCAGCGCGATTACATTGTCAGCGCTCTCACCACCCGCGCCCTGCATCCCGACGCTTGGGCACTGGTGCGCACTAACTATGAGCGCTCCACGGGCGGCCCTGGTGCTAAAACAGCGGTCACAGAATCGGTGCTGCCCCTGGCCGATTTAGGCACGCTGCCCCTCAACGAATTTTCTGTGGGCGGGGATAAGCAGGTAGCCACCACCGCTATGGGAGCTCTGGTGGGCTACGTGGGCCAGCAAGATGCCCAGTTTGTAGTCACTAACGCCGATGGCAACGCTGCCTCTGGCATCAACAACATCAACCAGGCGCTCAAAATCATTCACCCCACCACTGACGCCACCTACTTCCAGCAGCCCCAGGGTCAGGTGTACGAACCCCTCAGCGAAGACGCCTGCGCCGGACTCGCTGCTGCCCAGGCCCTGTTTGGCGCTCGCACCCTCTGGTGCTCCTACGAATCCTTTGCCATCAACGGCCTGCCGATCTGGCAGACCGTTACCCAAGCGATGGCAGAGCTGCGCCGCCCTACCCCGTCTACGATCGCCCTGTTTACCGCTGGGGCCCTAGAACAGGGTCGCAACGGCTGGACCCATCAGCGCCCCGAGGTTGAGAACTACTTCGCGGGTATGCTGCGCAACGGCAACGTATACGCCCTCTTTCCCACCGACGCCAACAGCATTCAGGTGTGCTACGACTGGGCCCTGGCTACCCGCAACAAAGGCATCACGATCACGGCCAGCAAGTCGCCGCTGCCCGTTCGCACCACCTTTGAGCAGACTCGCCGCGCTCTGGCCGAGGGAGCGGTAACCTTGGCCAGCATCGCTGGCGATAAAACCGTTGTGTTTGCCGTGATCGGCGATATGACCCTGATACCTGTCTTTGAGGCCGCCGAACAGTTAGCCGTTAAGGGCATCGGCAGCCGCATTGTGTCAGTGGTCAACCCCCGCCAGCTCTATCGCCCTACCGATGTGGCTTGGGATATGTGCTCTGAACCCGACAGCAATTTCTTAGACGACGCTGGGTTCGAGCGGCTCTTTGGTGGCGATGTGCTGATTGGGGTGACGGGGGGCTCGAGCGCTATGCTCGAACCCATCATGCTGCGCAGTATCGCCCCCCGCGACACCTTCTGCTGGAGACGGGGCGAAACCACAGCCAGCGCCGGCCAGATTATGGCGCTTAACGGGCTCACTGCCGACGATTTTGTCGCCAGGGCCACGGCGCTGCTGGGCTAA
- a CDS encoding NIL domain-containing protein: protein MKKRVKLIFPKRSVHMPITYRLAKDFNIAANIIRAQVAPNQVGTLVVELSGDIDQLNDAIDWLEVQGIEVSSASGEIVVDEDLCVHCGLCTGVCPTRALTLDPETYRLTFARSRCIVCEQCVPTCPVQAISTNL from the coding sequence ATGAAAAAACGGGTCAAGCTAATTTTCCCCAAGCGGTCGGTGCACATGCCGATTACCTACCGACTGGCCAAAGACTTCAATATTGCTGCCAACATTATTCGCGCCCAGGTGGCCCCCAACCAGGTGGGCACCCTGGTGGTTGAGCTGTCGGGCGACATCGACCAGCTCAACGACGCCATCGACTGGTTAGAGGTGCAGGGCATTGAGGTGTCGAGCGCCAGCGGTGAAATTGTCGTGGACGAAGACCTCTGCGTCCACTGCGGTCTGTGTACCGGAGTTTGCCCCACCCGCGCCCTTACCCTCGACCCAGAGACCTACCGGTTAACCTTTGCGCGCTCGCGCTGCATTGTCTGCGAGCAGTGCGTGCCCACCTGCCCCGTGCAGGCCATTTCTACCAATCTTTAG
- a CDS encoding thioredoxin family protein, with protein MPDNAPSSTELPSSRARNLVVAIAAIGLAIAMVLGIRTQSTTPSLSELANSAVPYEVAQTNGKPTLLEFYANWCTSCQAMAGDMAELRDGYGDRVNFVMLNIDNNKWLPEMLAYRVEGIPHFVYLGADAHPIATAVGEQPRQILSDNLDALIAQAPLPHRQTFGRASEVEGDFLSRQSAVNDDPRAHSSAVVN; from the coding sequence ATGCCAGACAATGCCCCTAGCTCTACAGAACTTCCTTCGAGCCGCGCCCGCAATCTGGTGGTCGCGATCGCGGCCATTGGGCTGGCGATCGCCATGGTTTTAGGGATTCGCACCCAGTCGACCACGCCCTCACTGAGCGAGCTGGCTAACAGCGCCGTGCCTTACGAGGTGGCCCAAACCAACGGCAAGCCCACGCTGCTAGAGTTTTATGCCAACTGGTGCACCAGCTGCCAGGCGATGGCGGGCGATATGGCCGAGCTGCGGGACGGGTACGGCGATCGCGTCAATTTTGTCATGCTCAACATCGACAATAACAAGTGGCTGCCCGAAATGCTGGCCTACCGCGTTGAGGGCATTCCCCACTTTGTCTATCTGGGAGCTGATGCCCATCCCATTGCCACCGCCGTTGGCGAACAGCCTCGGCAGATTCTCAGCGATAACCTAGATGCGCTGATCGCCCAGGCTCCCCTGCCTCACCGGCAAACCTTTGGCCGAGCTTCAGAGGTGGAGGGTGACTTTCTGTCGCGGCAGAGCGCCGTCAATGACGACCCTCGTGCCCATAGCAGCGCAGTGGTGAATTAA
- the ald gene encoding alanine dehydrogenase, which translates to MRIGLPKEIKDQEFRVGLTPAAVQSLAQQGHSVVVQTGAGTGSGFEDSDYHAAGATLVTDAATAWSQDMVVKVKEPQPSEYGFFRRDLILFTYLHLAAERSLTAALMASGIEAIAYETVTAADGRLPLLTPMSVIAGRLSVQFGARYLERQQGGRGVLLGGMPGVAPGTVVILGGGVVGTEAAKMAVGLGARVQIIDLNVDRLAYLETLFGSRVELLYSGPAQIAASVPQADLLIGAVLVPGRKAPTLVSKALVSTMRPGSVIIDVAVDQGGCIETLRPTSHSQPTYVEQGVVHFGVPNMPGAVPWTATQALNNATLPYVLKLAHHGLDTLATDSGLAAGLNVSAGQLVHPAVREVFPDLAGQTGGTLVGV; encoded by the coding sequence ATGCGCATCGGGCTACCCAAGGAAATCAAAGACCAGGAATTTCGCGTGGGGTTGACCCCGGCGGCGGTGCAAAGCCTTGCTCAGCAGGGGCACTCGGTGGTAGTACAAACCGGGGCCGGGACCGGGTCGGGCTTTGAGGATAGCGACTATCACGCGGCCGGGGCCACGCTGGTAACCGATGCGGCCACCGCCTGGAGCCAGGACATGGTGGTGAAGGTCAAAGAGCCCCAGCCCTCGGAGTACGGCTTTTTTCGCCGTGACCTGATTTTGTTTACCTACCTGCATCTGGCCGCCGAGCGATCGCTCACCGCAGCGTTGATGGCCAGCGGCATTGAGGCGATCGCCTACGAAACCGTCACCGCCGCTGACGGTAGGCTGCCCCTGCTCACCCCCATGAGCGTGATTGCCGGACGGCTCTCGGTACAGTTTGGGGCTCGCTATCTAGAGCGTCAGCAGGGTGGGCGAGGGGTGCTGCTGGGCGGTATGCCCGGTGTGGCCCCTGGCACCGTGGTGATTTTGGGCGGCGGTGTAGTCGGTACCGAGGCCGCCAAAATGGCTGTGGGGCTGGGGGCTAGGGTGCAGATTATCGATCTCAACGTCGATCGCCTGGCCTATCTCGAAACTCTGTTTGGTTCCCGTGTTGAGCTGCTCTACAGCGGCCCCGCCCAAATTGCCGCCTCCGTGCCCCAGGCCGATCTACTGATTGGCGCGGTGCTGGTGCCCGGTCGTAAAGCTCCCACCCTAGTCTCGAAGGCGCTGGTGTCCACCATGCGCCCCGGCTCAGTCATTATTGATGTCGCTGTAGACCAGGGCGGCTGCATCGAAACCCTGCGCCCCACCTCCCATAGTCAGCCCACCTACGTCGAGCAGGGGGTAGTGCACTTTGGCGTACCCAACATGCCCGGTGCCGTGCCCTGGACAGCCACCCAGGCGTTAAACAACGCTACTCTGCCCTATGTGCTCAAACTGGCGCACCACGGCCTGGATACGCTGGCCACCGACAGCGGTTTGGCCGCGGGGCTGAATGTGTCCGCAGGGCAGCTCGTCCATCCTGCTGTGCGGGAGGTGTTTCCTGATTTGGCAGGGCAGACCGGTGGAACGTTGGTCGGGGTGTAG
- a CDS encoding ATP-binding response regulator: MPPDFPDDSFAILAVDDSPDNLFLIESILDDPDYRMTCVESGQAALDVVRQVPPPDLILLDVMMPGLDGYAVTQKIRDDTSLPYIPILLITAHDQSSLVQGLDAGADDFIRKPVDVNELRARVRSLLRLKRSMDAQANMIRQRDDFVARLTHDLRTPLVAANRMLKLCQGDAFGPMPDDGKEAIATIIDSNRHLLSMVNTLLEVYRHEAGHKALTLSPVNLFTLAETVVTELAPIAAEKSLTAMLCRADRVDAPHAVSAAAVNGAATADGFTRGNGLLNDDAFIVEGDHLELRRVITNLIGNAIKFTDAGQVSVTVGSEPYLPPEVEATGYPRDRPWVWLSVTDTGIGIPAAEQSAVFEWFRQGNHARAGHGLGLHLSQRIAKLHNGIISLKSEAGQGSCFTLYLPQLGSAG, from the coding sequence ATGCCTCCGGATTTCCCCGATGATTCCTTCGCTATCCTGGCTGTAGACGATTCTCCAGACAACTTGTTCCTGATCGAGTCGATTCTGGATGATCCTGACTACCGCATGACCTGTGTGGAGAGCGGTCAGGCGGCTTTGGATGTGGTACGGCAGGTGCCTCCCCCCGACCTGATTTTGCTCGACGTCATGATGCCTGGCCTAGATGGCTATGCGGTGACCCAAAAGATTCGTGACGATACGTCTCTACCCTACATTCCCATTCTGCTGATCACGGCCCACGATCAGTCAAGCCTGGTGCAGGGACTTGATGCTGGGGCAGATGATTTCATCCGTAAGCCAGTGGATGTCAATGAGCTGCGGGCTAGGGTGCGATCGCTGCTTCGCCTCAAGCGCAGCATGGATGCCCAAGCCAACATGATTCGCCAGCGGGATGACTTTGTGGCCCGTCTTACCCACGACCTACGCACGCCTTTGGTGGCCGCCAACCGCATGCTTAAGCTGTGCCAGGGCGACGCCTTTGGCCCCATGCCCGACGACGGTAAAGAGGCGATCGCTACCATTATCGACAGCAACCGCCACCTGCTCAGTATGGTCAACACGCTGCTGGAGGTGTATCGCCATGAGGCTGGGCACAAGGCGCTGACCCTCTCGCCCGTCAATCTCTTCACCCTGGCTGAAACCGTAGTGACTGAGCTGGCCCCTATCGCCGCCGAGAAATCGCTCACGGCTATGCTGTGTCGGGCTGACCGGGTAGATGCCCCTCACGCCGTCTCCGCAGCTGCCGTCAATGGTGCTGCTACTGCAGATGGGTTTACTCGCGGGAACGGCCTGTTGAACGACGATGCTTTTATCGTCGAAGGCGACCACCTAGAGCTGCGCCGGGTAATCACCAACCTGATCGGCAATGCTATTAAATTTACTGACGCTGGCCAAGTCAGCGTTACGGTAGGCAGTGAGCCGTACCTGCCGCCTGAGGTTGAGGCGACTGGCTACCCTCGCGATCGCCCCTGGGTTTGGCTGTCTGTGACCGATACCGGCATCGGCATTCCCGCTGCCGAGCAGTCCGCGGTCTTTGAATGGTTTCGCCAGGGCAACCATGCTCGGGCAGGCCATGGTTTGGGCCTGCACCTATCCCAGCGGATTGCGAAGCTCCACAACGGGATCATTTCCCTCAAGTCTGAGGCTGGCCAGGGCAGTTGCTTTACGCTTTATTTGCCCCAGCTCGGGAGCGCAGGGTAA
- a CDS encoding adenylate/guanylate cyclase domain-containing protein yields MTFQTPSGATALSRRLSIQAVLDQVVSREAHRNELQLSYVRMGVLLISLLLDAAVFLFPQLLGKDYVPPTVLIISLCANLFALGLVVILRQGLSMEALRRWQVIIPIFDNLLLWAFITNIWRVLGATQPLILTNVVAFCSLVAVSGGLRLSRRAALLTSLLALVNFGYAAVLFKLNLALALFAGITVFGTGYLGMRMAVIVRRHVKNESGRLLMAQFLPKTIVEAAFEAPLELLQQSQKRDVTVVVTDLREFTHFAEALEPQTALDFLNRYQGLLATIVEHHGGWVDKFMGDGMLAVFGAPDPLENHARSALTAASAMVREVTQISPLAMGVGVHSGPVVAGCLGTSGRLEFTVIGDTVNVAARLEALTKTLGHGVLVSAATRQRAGAWPLQSVGVHPIRGRAQELELFTLA; encoded by the coding sequence ATGACCTTTCAAACCCCTTCGGGCGCAACTGCTCTCTCCCGTCGCCTCAGCATCCAGGCCGTCCTCGACCAGGTAGTATCCCGAGAGGCCCACCGCAACGAACTCCAGCTGTCCTACGTGCGCATGGGCGTGCTGCTGATCTCCCTGCTGCTCGACGCGGCCGTATTTTTGTTTCCCCAGCTGCTGGGCAAAGACTACGTACCGCCCACGGTGCTGATCATTAGTCTCTGCGCCAACCTGTTTGCCCTGGGGCTGGTGGTCATTTTGCGCCAGGGCTTGTCGATGGAGGCCCTGCGCCGCTGGCAGGTGATCATTCCCATCTTCGACAATCTGCTGCTGTGGGCTTTCATTACCAACATTTGGCGGGTGCTAGGGGCTACCCAACCGCTGATTTTAACCAACGTGGTGGCCTTTTGCAGCCTGGTGGCGGTGTCGGGAGGGCTGCGTCTGAGTCGTCGCGCTGCGCTGCTCACCTCCTTGCTGGCTCTGGTTAACTTTGGCTACGCGGCGGTGCTGTTTAAGCTCAACCTGGCCCTTGCCCTGTTTGCGGGCATTACGGTATTCGGCACTGGCTATTTGGGCATGCGCATGGCGGTCATTGTGCGCCGCCACGTCAAAAACGAGTCGGGCCGCCTGCTGATGGCGCAGTTTTTGCCCAAAACCATTGTCGAAGCCGCCTTTGAGGCGCCCTTGGAGCTGCTTCAACAGTCTCAAAAGCGCGACGTTACGGTGGTGGTGACCGATCTGCGCGAGTTTACCCATTTTGCTGAAGCCCTAGAACCCCAGACGGCTCTTGATTTTCTCAATCGCTATCAGGGGTTGTTGGCCACTATTGTGGAGCACCACGGGGGCTGGGTAGATAAGTTTATGGGCGACGGCATGCTGGCGGTTTTTGGTGCTCCCGACCCGCTGGAGAACCACGCCCGCAGCGCCCTCACTGCCGCCTCCGCCATGGTGCGGGAGGTAACGCAAATTTCGCCCTTAGCCATGGGTGTTGGAGTGCACTCTGGCCCAGTAGTCGCAGGCTGCTTGGGCACCAGCGGTCGCCTTGAGTTTACGGTAATTGGCGATACGGTCAACGTGGCCGCCCGACTCGAAGCTTTAACGAAAACTTTGGGGCATGGGGTGTTGGTGAGCGCTGCCACTCGACAGCGGGCTGGCGCCTGGCCTTTGCAGTCTGTGGGGGTGCACCCCATTCGTGGTCGGGCCCAAGAGCTGGAGCTGTTTACCCTCGCTTAG
- a CDS encoding peptidoglycan-binding domain-containing protein, with amino-acid sequence MNTEHATAPLGDPSMAGASGSTVVDLLTARDHAPIDALGRGLEQHRQTLADYCTLALQPRLSAADEARLSAILDQAVDDPVLSFWLDEADGWVGEQLNLMPADVLRQQQHRLQRILGQNWVDTLWNDLQHRTKALQAYLKRVGVYSGAIDGIMGPTTQRAIESFKTAYPDGLPLGYL; translated from the coding sequence ATGAACACGGAACACGCGACGGCACCCCTAGGCGATCCTTCTATGGCAGGGGCTTCCGGCTCCACCGTAGTCGATCTACTCACTGCCCGAGACCATGCCCCAATTGACGCGCTCGGGCGGGGGCTAGAGCAGCACCGCCAGACGCTGGCTGACTACTGCACCCTGGCCCTTCAGCCCCGGCTGTCTGCCGCTGACGAGGCTCGCTTGAGCGCTATCTTAGACCAGGCCGTCGATGATCCTGTGCTTAGCTTTTGGCTCGACGAGGCCGATGGCTGGGTGGGCGAACAGCTCAACCTCATGCCCGCCGACGTGCTGCGACAGCAGCAGCACCGGCTCCAGCGCATTTTGGGGCAAAACTGGGTCGATACGTTGTGGAATGATTTACAGCACAGGACCAAAGCCCTTCAGGCCTACCTCAAGCGGGTGGGGGTCTACAGCGGTGCGATCGATGGCATCATGGGGCCTACCACCCAGCGCGCCATAGAATCCTTCAAGACGGCATACCCCGACGGGCTTCCCCTGGGATACCTATAG
- a CDS encoding RNA polymerase sigma factor: protein MSQPDDTSGFNEFRPPADAPAQDVFDQALSEILSKDNTHAHTLLSVIQRTLKQYHLDAQFEAHEILHEAYLRGKKKLQTGEVIRNPYAWLKATAVHVVYERKRQHRTSATDPQVMEAILPDYRLNLMQQQMLLEELDLLYQALHLLYQEDPTATCLLYLRTVRGWSWDQICQWLVAEGQPLASEVALRQRASRAKRRLQNIVWRRIDQGAPPTGPMSYR from the coding sequence ATGAGCCAACCTGACGACACCAGTGGTTTTAATGAGTTCCGCCCACCCGCCGATGCTCCAGCCCAAGATGTGTTCGATCAAGCGCTGAGTGAAATTCTCAGCAAAGACAACACCCATGCTCACACCCTGCTCAGTGTCATTCAAAGAACCCTCAAGCAGTACCATCTAGACGCCCAGTTCGAAGCCCACGAGATTCTCCACGAGGCCTATCTGCGGGGCAAAAAGAAGCTCCAGACCGGAGAAGTGATCCGCAACCCCTATGCTTGGCTCAAGGCTACGGCCGTTCACGTAGTCTACGAACGCAAGCGCCAGCATCGCACCAGCGCCACTGACCCCCAGGTGATGGAGGCGATCTTGCCTGACTATCGCCTCAACCTGATGCAGCAGCAGATGCTGCTCGAAGAGCTAGACCTGCTCTATCAAGCCTTGCACCTGCTCTACCAAGAAGACCCTACCGCAACCTGTCTGCTCTATCTACGCACCGTGCGCGGCTGGTCTTGGGATCAAATTTGCCAGTGGCTTGTCGCTGAGGGACAGCCGCTGGCCAGTGAAGTCGCGCTGCGCCAGCGGGCTTCTCGGGCGAAGCGCCGCCTGCAAAACATCGTCTGGCGACGCATCGATCAAGGCGCTCCACCGACTGGGCCGATGTCCTATCGATGA
- a CDS encoding DsbA family protein, whose amino-acid sequence MDKVLARLRESKLLLWGIVVALLVGVAIPMLIFLPRRNQASPPPNPEAHQEVVTEVITSTDRASLIGSSPTKGNPNAPIVLFKFSDFECPYCAVAAGNMNEFVGNHEADILYVYKHFPLTQIHPEAMPSAKAAWAAGQQGQFWLYHDGLFVNQGRLGEDLYVELAEAMQLDLEQFNRDRASAEAETAIQQDLDLAQQLQLQGTPSFIMNDLLIPGGAPPELFEEIFNQINAAIKSQSQL is encoded by the coding sequence ATGGATAAGGTCTTGGCGCGGCTGCGCGAATCCAAACTGCTGCTGTGGGGCATTGTTGTCGCTCTGCTGGTGGGAGTAGCGATTCCAATGTTGATTTTCTTACCCCGACGCAACCAGGCCAGCCCGCCCCCTAACCCCGAGGCTCACCAGGAAGTCGTCACTGAGGTGATCACCTCGACCGATCGCGCCAGTTTAATCGGCTCCTCGCCCACTAAGGGCAATCCCAACGCGCCGATTGTGCTGTTCAAGTTCTCTGACTTTGAGTGCCCCTACTGTGCTGTGGCGGCGGGCAATATGAATGAGTTTGTGGGCAATCACGAAGCCGATATTCTCTACGTCTATAAGCATTTTCCCCTCACCCAGATTCACCCTGAGGCAATGCCGTCGGCGAAGGCGGCCTGGGCAGCGGGGCAGCAGGGGCAGTTTTGGCTTTACCACGACGGTCTGTTTGTCAACCAAGGTCGACTGGGCGAAGACCTCTATGTTGAGCTGGCCGAGGCCATGCAGCTCGATCTGGAGCAGTTCAACCGCGATCGCGCCAGTGCCGAGGCCGAAACCGCCATTCAGCAAGATCTGGACCTAGCTCAGCAGCTTCAGCTCCAGGGCACTCCCTCCTTCATCATGAATGACCTGCTAATTCCTGGGGGCGCGCCCCCTGAGCTGTTTGAGGAGATCTTTAACCAAATTAATGCGGCCATTAAAAGCCAGAGCCAACTTTAG